One segment of Strix aluco isolate bStrAlu1 chromosome 4, bStrAlu1.hap1, whole genome shotgun sequence DNA contains the following:
- the ZNF518B gene encoding zinc finger protein 518B produces the protein MQLKKMREILPRLYPGQVNDENNSLTTSPKQSSEDKTNPSKGDDDQNCCYQGTEAENNKLSLISCIKCRSVQKISVQDIEKHKKLGWTEDKNFICKKCNHITPPSFHFVPEAANAVIFEKREKKSPSKIQKTFKVKNFLPGKYYCDKCRFSTKDPLQYKKHVGQHEEIKFICSHCSYISYTKGEFQRHLVKHTGTFPYQCEYCEYGAVRHDYIVKHTRRVHETPTKQLSNTIINHKQKKPSQSTLFEKQKYDKISFQNELSHSSSNMVCEIPSKATKTVCSSRDVECSINTASVQDKTILEASEISVCENQSVEVEVYSPKTEPLEPGMPLTVIAPSELVVPSNCLAQIVEIKIVNGAQQLVLKLIPMKEATSKTVNGAEEELENQGVERSAGGKKPSVSQNELLTMEVNVDKLSSVSNQLNLDSTYDKNSECLAFSDSQLSGGNSVSIQREDASKLCFHLVKGIDVHSGVIELCSPSLVINSTEKKSDRKSSRWEVDGKNNLHYDLYCYEEGVDIPLPKYAAISEDKSSKNISVEAAQEGKNYSSAVLKQKDTLPLKRDDKVCRILPVSSTETHLAGKGFDKKSVTSSEAGKNFHVTKTLPCENMTFGFGKVKRAETVSQKNSHLLESLKPQKMENKGNPFEGPVISSVFSLSSGAENVPEGIRWDDTTRNKKSATVLCRKIAQLMSAAESNMKSMPLRCQASSKKVLIPQENSASCGRVVPATEVEQSASVPQVHGGNSMISSEEHSKDQLLTIARTAKSRVTKNSHVATPVFIPKGTMLRVLNATSNQNSNGIENRSETSAPPMYCNEMFLPRPVPVSVSETPSRNLPCLPNQSEPNAESRSISLRQRPKREASVKNHGKQSGAPFQKSSDVGKQSKPYSKSQLGPKNKAKQTSFRELPKRKTRTQSETSSSSDMSYLLTARRLRLVPLRMNQLIKCPRRNQPVVVLNHPDVDSPEIINVMKTINKYKGQVLKVVLSERTSSCLGVKRYRKRLTLQNVETGNQAKKQSMLKMKLKKTHKNNYQVVETSPAETLPCLFKCWFCGRVYMDQEEWISHGQRHLIEATKGWDVLSLPAKKH, from the coding sequence ATGCAGTTGAAAAAAATGAGGGAAATTTTACCAAGATTGTACCCTGGCCAAGttaatgatgaaaataattcCTTAACTACATCCCCAAAGCAATCTTCTGAGGATAAAACAAATCCATCAAAAGGGGATGATGACCAAAACTGCTGTTACCAAGGGACTGAGGCTGAGAACAATAAGTTGTCGCTGATAAGCTGTATAAAATGCAGAAGTGTTCAGAAAATTTCAGTGCAAGATATAGAAAAGCATAAGAAGCTTGGGTGGACTGAAGACAAAAATTTTATCTGCAAGAAGTGCAATCATATTACACCACCATCTTTCCATTTTGTTCCTGAGGCTGCCAATGCAGTAATCTTCGAAAAAcgtgaaaaaaaatccccaagtaAAATCCAGAAAACATTTAAAGTTAAAAACTTTCTGCCAGGTAAATACTACTGTGATAAATGTAGATTTTCAACAAAGGATCCTTTACAGTATAAAAAGCATGTAGGTcaacatgaagaaattaaatttatttgttcCCACTGTAGTTACATATCCTATACCAAAGGAGAATTCCAGAGACATTTGGTGAAACACACTGGAACTTTTCCGTATCAGTGTGAATACTGTGAATATGGTGCTGTTAGACATGACTATATAGTAAAACATACAAGAAGAGTACATGAAACACCCACAAAACAGCTGTCAAATACTATCATAAACCACAAGCAAAAGAAGCCGAGTCAAAGCActttatttgaaaagcagaaatatgataaaatttcttttcagaatgaaCTTTCACATTCGTCTTCGAATATGGTTTGTGAGATTCCGAGTAAAGCAACTAAAACAGTCTGTTCGTCTCGTGATGTAGAATGTAGCATAAACACAGCATCAGTCCAGGATAAAACAATATTGGAGGCATCTGAAATAAGTGTATGTGAGAATCAAAGTGTGGAAGTTGAGGTTTATTCTCCAAAAACGGAGCCTTTAGAACCTGGGATGCCTTTAACAGTAATTGCACCATCTGAACTTGTAGTTCCTTCTAACTGTTTAGCTCAGATAGTAGAGATTAAAATAGTGAATGGAGCACAACAGCTGGTTCTTAAACTAATTCCTATGAAAGAAGCAACTTCCAAAACTGTGAATGGTGCTGAAGAGGAACTTGAGAATCAAGGTGTAGAACGATCTGCCGGAGGAAAAAAACCATCTGTGTCTCAAAATGAGTTACTAACCATGGAAGTGAATGTAGACAAATTATCCAGTGTTAGTAATCAACTTAATTTGGATAGTACATATGACAAGAATTCTGAATGTCTTGCTTTTTCTGATTCTCAACTCTCAGGTGGTAACTCTGTATCTATACAGAGGGAAGATGCATCAAAATTATGCTTTCATTTGGTGAAAGGTATTGATGTCCATTCGGGTGTTATAGAACTTTGTTCTCCATCTCTGGTGATaaatagtactgaaaaaaaaagtgatcgTAAATCCTCAAGGTGGGAAGTAGATGGAAAAAATAACTTACATTATGACTTGTATTGTTATGAAGAAGGTGTGGATATACCCCTTCCAAAATATGCTGCTATTTCTGAAGATAAAAGTTCCAAGAACATTTCAGTAGAGGCTGCTCAGGAGGGTAAAAATTACTCTTCTGCAGTCCTTAAACAAAAGGATACATTGCCTCTGAAGAGGGATGACAAAGTGTGTAGGATTCTGCCAGTCAGCTCTACAGAAACACATTTAGCTGGTAAGGGTTTTGATAAAAAATCTGTTACATCttctgaagcaggaaaaaactTTCATGTCACTAAAACTCTGCCTTGCGAGAACATGACTTTTGGCTTTGGCAAAGTAAAGAGAGCTGAAACTGTAAGTCAAAAGAACAGTCATCTTCTGGAATCATTAAAACCacagaagatggaaaataaagGCAACCCTTTTGAGGGACCTGTTATTTCGTCTGTATTTTCTCTGAGCTCTGGAGCTGAAAACGTTCCAGAGGGTATCAGATGGGATGACACAACACGCAATAAGAAGTCAGCAACAGTGTTGTGTAGAAAGATTGCTCAGCTCATGTCTGCTGCTGAATCTAACATGAAATCCATGCCTTTGAGATGTCAGGCTTCTAGTAAAAAGGTGCTTATCCCTCAAGAAAATTCAGCAAGCTGTGGGAGAGTTGTTCCAGCCACTGAAGTGGAACAGTCTGCATCTGTGCCTCAAGTGCATGGTGGAAACAGTATGATTAGTAGTGAAGAACACAGTAAAGATCAATTGCTTACAATTGCAAGAACAGCTAAAAGCAGGGTAACTAAAAATTCCCATGTTGCTACTCCAGTGTTTATCCCCAAAGGGACAATGCTGAGAGTGCTGAATGCTACTAGCAATCAAAATTCAAATGGAATAGAAAACAGGAGCGAAACATCAGCTCCTCCTATGTATTGCAATGAAATGTTTCTGCCTCGCCCGGTTCCTGTCAGTGTTTCTGAGACACCTAGCAGGAATTTGCCATGTTTGCCTAATCAGAGTGAACCGAATGCTGAGTCCCGAAGTATATCGCTCAGGCAAAGACCAAAGCGAGAGGCAAGCGTTAAAAATCATGGCAAACAAAGTGGTGCaccatttcagaaaagcagtgACGTGGGTAAGCAAAGCAAACCCTATTCAAAAAGTCAACTAGGTCCCAAAaataaggcaaaacaaacaaGCTTCAGGGAACTTCCTAAGAGGAAAACAAGAACTCAGTCAGAAACCAGTTCAAGTTCTGACATGTCGTATCTGTTGACAGCAAGACGACTTCGGCTTGTCCCTCTGAGAATGAATCAATTGATAAAATGCCCTCGTCGTAACCAGCCAGTTGTGGTACTAAACCATCCTGACGTTGACTCGCCAGAGATAATTAATGTCATGAAGACTATCAACAAGTATAAAGGTCAAGTCCTGAAAGTAGTTCTATCAGAAAGGACAAGTAGTTGTCTTGGTGTCAAACGTTATCGCAAGCGTCTTACTCTTCAGAATGTTGAGACAGGAAACCAAGCAAAAAAGCAGAGTATGctaaaaatgaaactaaaaaagACCCATAAAAACAACTACCAGGTGGTGGAAACTTCACCAGCTGAAACACTTCCGTGTCTgtttaagtgttggttttgtggAAGAGTGTATATGGACCAAGAAGAATGGATAAGTCATGGTCAGAGGCACTTGATAGAGGCAACCAAGGGTTGGGATGTTCTTTCTCTTCCAGCAAAAAAGCATTAA